The Paenibacillus beijingensis nucleotide sequence GTGCGCTCATTATATCCGCTCGTTTATGGAGAAGTGGTTCTCTCTTTCCAGAGATGAATTCACAAACCATTTATATATGTATGAGGACGATCATGCGATCGAACATTTGATGCGCGTTACAAGCGGTTTGGACTCGATGGTGCTTGGAGAGACCCAAATTTTGGGACAAGTCCGCAACGCCTTTTTGCTTGCCCAGCAGCAGAAGACGACGGGAACGATTTTCAATATGCTGTTTAAGCAAGCCGTTACGATGGCCAAGCGCGCCCACTCCGAAACAACGATCGGCGAATCGGCCGTATCGGTCAGCTATGCGGCGGTGGAGCTGGGCAGAAGAATTTTCGGTCAATTTTCCAAAAAAACGGTCATGATTTTGGGCGCGGGCAAAATGAGCGAGCTGACGGCCAAGCATCTGTACGGCAACGGTGCGGACCGCGTGCTCGTCGTGAACCGCACATACGAACGGGCGGTGGAGCTTGCGGGTAAGTTTAACGGCATTCCTTGCTCGATGGAAGAGGCGGTTAGCCGGCTGCATGAGGCGGATATTATTATCAGCTCGACCGGAGCCAGCGGATTTGTTCTTACCCGCAGCCAGGTGGCTGAGGCGATGAGCAAGCGCAAGTCGCGGCCGTTGTTCATGATCGACATCGCGGTTCCGCGCGATCTGGATCCGGCCATCGCCTCCGTCGAAAATGTGTTTCTTTACGATATCGACGATTTGGAAGGCATCGTAGAGATGAATCTCGAGCAGCGGCGCAAGGAAGCGCAGAAGATCGAGCTGATGATCGAGGATGAGCTGGAAGAGTTTAAGTTGTGGTACAAGACGCTCGGCGTCGGCCCGCTGATCCGGGCGCTTCAGGAGAAGGCTTCGGATATCCAGCAGGAAACGATGGCCAGCTTGACCAAGAAGCTGCCGGGACTGGACGAGCACGAATTGAAGGTCATTCATAAGCTGACCAAAAGCATCGTGAACCAAATGATGCACGATCCGATTCTCCGCATTAAAGAGCTGGCCGCCGACAAAAAAGCCGACGAGGCGATGGAGCTGTTTGTGAAGCTGTTCGCACTCGAAGAGCCGCTTGCGCAAGCTGCCGCGGCCGAAAGGAATGCGGCTGCAGCGGCATCCGCATCCGGCAAGGCAGACATAAAGAGCGCCGGTAGAGGCGCATTGGCAGCGACGATGCCTTAAGCCGGGAGGCGCATATGTTCAGTAAATATTGGTTCTACGACGCGATTTTGTATGTGTATGCCCTGAGCCTTCTGTTTTACTTCTCCGACTTCGTGGACGCGAATCGGAGAGCAAAGCGGATAGGTGCAGGGCTGCTTGTTTTCGTCTG carries:
- the hemA gene encoding glutamyl-tRNA reductase encodes the protein MHIIVVGLNYRTAPVEVRERFTFVERDLPEALSQLKQTKSILECAIVATCNRTELYAVVDRHHLCAHYIRSFMEKWFSLSRDEFTNHLYMYEDDHAIEHLMRVTSGLDSMVLGETQILGQVRNAFLLAQQQKTTGTIFNMLFKQAVTMAKRAHSETTIGESAVSVSYAAVELGRRIFGQFSKKTVMILGAGKMSELTAKHLYGNGADRVLVVNRTYERAVELAGKFNGIPCSMEEAVSRLHEADIIISSTGASGFVLTRSQVAEAMSKRKSRPLFMIDIAVPRDLDPAIASVENVFLYDIDDLEGIVEMNLEQRRKEAQKIELMIEDELEEFKLWYKTLGVGPLIRALQEKASDIQQETMASLTKKLPGLDEHELKVIHKLTKSIVNQMMHDPILRIKELAADKKADEAMELFVKLFALEEPLAQAAAAERNAAAAASASGKADIKSAGRGALAATMP